The Mytilus galloprovincialis chromosome 7, xbMytGall1.hap1.1, whole genome shotgun sequence genome has a window encoding:
- the LOC143083090 gene encoding L-fucose dehydrogenase-like isoform X1: protein MSGLRYKEKIALVSGGSRGIGKGCVEVFVENGAHVVFCSNDEEEGTHTESDLNSRGPGESCFIYGDVTKEPDIKNIVEKTIEKYGRLDCLINNVGTHPPPHPIDEFSAEDFRKLIDLNVVSYFLFSKYALPYLRLTEGSIINISSLVGNIGQGQAVTYCATKGAITSMTKALAIDESKYNVRVNSISPSNIWTPLFDSYLKTCPESAEVKKGFENNQLLGRFGTIQEVGRACLFLATDATFCTGIEINMSAGAELNYANKNMRPTI, encoded by the exons ATGTCAGGTCTTCGTTATAAAGAGAAGATAGCGTTGGTGTCAGGAGGGTCTAGAGGAATTGGCAAAGGATGTGTAGAGGTCTTCG ttgAAAATGGTGCACATGTTGTTTTCTGTTCAAATGATG AAGAAGAAGGTACACATACAGAAAGCGATTTGAATTCTAGGGGACCAGGAGAGTCATGCTTCATATATGGTGACGTCACGAAAGAACCTGACATCAAG AACATAGTTGAGAAGACAATTGAAAAGTATGGTAGACTAGATTGTTTAATTAATAACGTTGGAACAC atcCTCCCCCACATCCTATTGACGAGTTTTCGGCAGAAGATTTTAGAAAGCTTATTGACCTGAATGTTGTTAGCTACTTCCTTTTTTCTaag TATGCGCTCCCTTATTTACGATTAACTGAAGGAAGTATAATAAACATAAGCAGTTTGGTTGGTAACATTGGTCAGGGTCAAGCAGTCACATATTGTGCCACGAAG gGAGCAATCACTTCGATGACAAAGGCTCTAGCAATTGATGAATCAAAGTATAATGTTCGAGTAAACAG TATATCCCCTTCAAACATATGGACTCCATTGTTTGATAGTTATTTGAAAACCTGCCCAGAATCCGCGGAAGTAAAGAAAGGTTTTGAGAATAATCAG TTATTAGGACGATTTGGTACAATACAGGAAGTTGGACGCGCGTGTTTATTTTTAGCAACTGACGCAACATTCTGCACAGGAATTGAAATTAATATGAGTGCTGGTGCTGAATTAAACTATGCCAACAAAAATATGAGACCGACGATATGA
- the LOC143083090 gene encoding L-fucose dehydrogenase-like isoform X2: MSGLRYKEKIALVSGGSRGIGKGCVEVFEEEGTHTESDLNSRGPGESCFIYGDVTKEPDIKNIVEKTIEKYGRLDCLINNVGTHPPPHPIDEFSAEDFRKLIDLNVVSYFLFSKYALPYLRLTEGSIINISSLVGNIGQGQAVTYCATKGAITSMTKALAIDESKYNVRVNSISPSNIWTPLFDSYLKTCPESAEVKKGFENNQLLGRFGTIQEVGRACLFLATDATFCTGIEINMSAGAELNYANKNMRPTI, from the exons ATGTCAGGTCTTCGTTATAAAGAGAAGATAGCGTTGGTGTCAGGAGGGTCTAGAGGAATTGGCAAAGGATGTGTAGAGGTCTTCG AAGAAGAAGGTACACATACAGAAAGCGATTTGAATTCTAGGGGACCAGGAGAGTCATGCTTCATATATGGTGACGTCACGAAAGAACCTGACATCAAG AACATAGTTGAGAAGACAATTGAAAAGTATGGTAGACTAGATTGTTTAATTAATAACGTTGGAACAC atcCTCCCCCACATCCTATTGACGAGTTTTCGGCAGAAGATTTTAGAAAGCTTATTGACCTGAATGTTGTTAGCTACTTCCTTTTTTCTaag TATGCGCTCCCTTATTTACGATTAACTGAAGGAAGTATAATAAACATAAGCAGTTTGGTTGGTAACATTGGTCAGGGTCAAGCAGTCACATATTGTGCCACGAAG gGAGCAATCACTTCGATGACAAAGGCTCTAGCAATTGATGAATCAAAGTATAATGTTCGAGTAAACAG TATATCCCCTTCAAACATATGGACTCCATTGTTTGATAGTTATTTGAAAACCTGCCCAGAATCCGCGGAAGTAAAGAAAGGTTTTGAGAATAATCAG TTATTAGGACGATTTGGTACAATACAGGAAGTTGGACGCGCGTGTTTATTTTTAGCAACTGACGCAACATTCTGCACAGGAATTGAAATTAATATGAGTGCTGGTGCTGAATTAAACTATGCCAACAAAAATATGAGACCGACGATATGA
- the LOC143083090 gene encoding L-fucose dehydrogenase-like isoform X3 — translation MSGLRYKEKIALVSGGSRGIGKGCVEVFVENGAHVVFCSNDEEEGTHTESDLNSRGPGESCFIYGDVTKEPDIKNIVEKTIEKYGRLDCLINNVGTHPPPHPIDEFSAEDFRKLIDLNVVSYFLFSKGAITSMTKALAIDESKYNVRVNSISPSNIWTPLFDSYLKTCPESAEVKKGFENNQLLGRFGTIQEVGRACLFLATDATFCTGIEINMSAGAELNYANKNMRPTI, via the exons ATGTCAGGTCTTCGTTATAAAGAGAAGATAGCGTTGGTGTCAGGAGGGTCTAGAGGAATTGGCAAAGGATGTGTAGAGGTCTTCG ttgAAAATGGTGCACATGTTGTTTTCTGTTCAAATGATG AAGAAGAAGGTACACATACAGAAAGCGATTTGAATTCTAGGGGACCAGGAGAGTCATGCTTCATATATGGTGACGTCACGAAAGAACCTGACATCAAG AACATAGTTGAGAAGACAATTGAAAAGTATGGTAGACTAGATTGTTTAATTAATAACGTTGGAACAC atcCTCCCCCACATCCTATTGACGAGTTTTCGGCAGAAGATTTTAGAAAGCTTATTGACCTGAATGTTGTTAGCTACTTCCTTTTTTCTaag gGAGCAATCACTTCGATGACAAAGGCTCTAGCAATTGATGAATCAAAGTATAATGTTCGAGTAAACAG TATATCCCCTTCAAACATATGGACTCCATTGTTTGATAGTTATTTGAAAACCTGCCCAGAATCCGCGGAAGTAAAGAAAGGTTTTGAGAATAATCAG TTATTAGGACGATTTGGTACAATACAGGAAGTTGGACGCGCGTGTTTATTTTTAGCAACTGACGCAACATTCTGCACAGGAATTGAAATTAATATGAGTGCTGGTGCTGAATTAAACTATGCCAACAAAAATATGAGACCGACGATATGA